The window CAGGCAGAACTCGGCGGCCAGGACAATGCGGTCACCCAAACCCGGCGCGCTGCGGTAACCCAGGGCCAGTTCATCCGCCACGGCCCAGCGCCGTCCGCCGTCGCGCGCCATCAGGCGGACCCGGGTCAGCACTTGGGCCACCTCCTGGCCAAAGGCACCGGCGTTCATGCGCACGAGGCCGCCCACCGTGCCCGGAATACCGCCCGCGAACTCCAAGCCGGCCAGCCCGGCCGCCGCCGCCTGGCGCGCCAGGGCGGCCGCCGCCAGGGCGGCGCCCGCTTCCAGCATCGAAGCGCTGATGTGGCAGTGGGCCAGTCCCTGTCCCAGCCGGATGACGACGCCGCGCAGCCCCTCGTCGGGAAAGAGGAGGTTGGAACCGGCCCCCATCAGCCACCAGTCCGCCCCCTCGCCTGCCAGCAGCCCGAGCGCCGCCGCCAGCTCCTCCTCCGATTCCGGACGGAAAAGAAGGTCGACCGGACCGCCGATGCGCCAGGAGCAGAGGTCGGCGAGGGGCACCTGCGCCTCGCAGCGGTCGGGGAAGGCGTCCCGCAGGCGCCCGATGGCGGCAGCCGTGCTCATGATCCCGGCGCCATGAGCTGGACATTGCGGGCGTGGTAGGAGAGGTTCATCAGCACGCCCAGGGCGGCCAGCATGGTGATCATCGAGGTGCCCCCGTAGCTGAAGAGCGGGAGCGGCTGGCCAGTGACCGGGAAGAGGCCGGTGGCGACGAAGAGGTTGATGATCGAGTGGACGAAGAAGATGCCGGTGATGCCGGCGGCCAGCATGCGGGCGAAGTCGTCCTGGGAGCGGCGCACGATGTGCAGGCCGCGGGAGAAGACGATGGCGTAGAGCACGACCAGGAGCAGGCAGCCGGCCAGGCCGTACTCCTCGCCGAAGATGGCGAAGATGAAATCGTTGAAGGGCTCGGGCAGGTAGAAGAGCTTCTGCATGCTGTTGCCGCCCCCCACGCCCGTCAGGCCGCCGCGGGCAAAGGCGATGAGCGACTGGGCCTGCTGCATGTCGGCCACGTCCGGGCTCCACAGGCTGGCCACCCAGCTGAGAATGCGGGCGCGCCGGTACTCCTCGGCGGCCAGCACCACGGTGGCGCCCAGGGCGGCCAGGGTGCCGCCGCCCAGCAGCCAGGTGAGAGGCAGGCCGGCCAGGAAGACCATGATCATGGTCACGCCGAAGAGGGCCAGGACCATGGAGAAGTTGGGCTGCAGGACGAGGATGAACATGCCGGCCAGCATCATGGCTGAACCGCTCAGGAGCAGGCGCCAGTCCCGCCGGAAGTCCCGCACGCGGGCCAGGGAGGAGGCCAGCATGAGGACGAGGCCGAACTTGGCCACGTCGACCGGCTGGAAAGCGCGGCCGCCAAGCAGGATCCAGCGCCTTGCCCCGTTGATGGGCGGCATGAAGAGGGTGACGGCGAGGAGCAGGAGGCTGATCGCGCCGATCCAGGGGGCCAGCGGGCGCCAGTGGCGGTAGTCCACCTTCATCATGACGAAGAAGAGGATGAGACCGATGAGGATCTTCTCCAGATGCCGCACGAAGTAAAGTCCTGCCGAGCCCTCGGCCACGCCGAAGTGGCTGGAGGCGGAGTAGACCGCGAGCGATCCAATGGAGAGGATGAGCAGGATGACGAAGGCCAGGATGCGGTCGATGGTCGCCACGCGTGGGGCGATGCCCAGGGGCAGGCCGGCGGATCCGCCGGCGCTGTGGCGGCTGCGCATCATGGAATCCACTCCCGGGCCAGGGCGTCCAGGCCCGTCCGGCGGCTCGCCTTGAGCAGCACCAGGTCGCCGGGGCGGGGCGTGAAGAGCGCGGCCAGTCCCGCGGGGGTGGCGGCCTGGCCGTCGGGCGGATGGCCGCCCTCCCGCAGACCGCTGGCATAGGCGGCGCGGGCCGCATCCGCGCCGACGAGCAGGATCAGGTCCAGGCCCAGCGAAGCGGCCAATCGGCCGCACTTCCGGTGGAGCCGCTCCGCCTCGCCGCCCAGCTCGCCCATCTCGCCCAGCACGGCCACGCGCCGATCCCCGCCCATGGCGGCCAGGGTGCGGAGGGCCGCCTCCAGCGAGGCCGGATTGGCGTTGTAGCTGTCGTCCAGGAGGGTCCAGCCGCCCCCGCGCCGCAGTTGCATGCGGCCGGCGGAGCCGCGGAAGGCGGCGATCCCCGCCAGCAGGGTCGGCACATCCAGGCCCAGCTCCAGGGCGGCGGCCGTGGCGGCGGCGACGCAGGCGAGGAAGGCCTGCCCGGGCACGGGAAGCCGGAGCTCGTGCCCGGACAGGCGGAAGAGGTGGCGCGCCTGTTCATCCACGCCCACCGATTCCATGACGATCCCCGCCCCGGCACTGCGGTTCCGGAGCGAATAACTGCCGCGACGCCTCAAGATCCTTGCCTGCGCGGCGACCAGGGGATCGTCCTCGTTGACGATGCCCGTGCCGTCGTGCTCCGCCAGCCACTGGAAGAGCCGGCCCTTCTCCCGCGCCACCGCTTCCAGCCCGCCCGTCCCTTCCAGGTGGGCCGGCTGGATGTTGGTGATCAAACCATGGGTGGGCCGCGCCATGGCGCAGATGCGGGCGATCTCGCCCGGCAGCGACATGCCGGCCTCGAGCACGTACAGCTCGTGCCCGTCCAGCGCGTTGAGGAGCGAGAGGGGCGCCCCCACCGTGCTGTTCTGGTTGCCCTGGCTGCCCGCCGCCCGCCAGCGGCCTCCCAGCATGGCGAGGAGCAGCTCCTTGGTCGTGGTCTTCCCGTTGGAGCCGGTGATCGCCAGCACCGACCCCTCATGCCGGTCGCGGGCCAGGGCGCCCAGATCGAGCAGGGCCGCGTGCGGGTCGGGCACGGCCAGCAGGCGGGGATCATCCCGGTGGGCGGCGCCCAGCCGGGCCTCCTCCGCCAGTACGGCGGCGGCGCCTGCCGTCAGCGCGTCCCCGATGTAGGCGTGGCCGTCTTGACGCTGCCCAGGCAGGGCGATGAACAAGTCGCCCGCCTTGATCTCCCGGGAGTCCACCCGTGCCTGCCAGCCCGGCGTCTCCGTCAGGCGGCGGGAATGGCCCAGGCGGGCGGCGATCTCGCTCAGCGTCGGTCTCACGGCTACTCGCAGTATAGGACCCACTCGCTTGCGGCGGCCATCTCGCCGGGCGGAGGGCTTTGATTCAACACGGTCAGGCCGCTGCCAGCCACGCGCAAGTCCCGGCCATAGGGACTGAGCCGCCCCAGGGCGGCGCGCAGACTCTGTCCGGCCAGATCGGGCGGCCCGCCGACGGGTTGGACGGCGGCCGTCCGGCGGAGGGCGGGCTGCTCCCGCTCCACCCACAGGAGCGGCGAGAGGCTGCGCTGGCCATCCTGGTCCAGCAGCAAGGCGCGCTCGACGATGCGGCGGAAGGCGGGGGCCGCCACCACGCCGCCGTAGATCTGGCCGCGGGGATTGTCCACCAGCACGATGCCGGCCAGCGGACCAGTGGGCAGCTCGGCGAAGCCAATGAAGCTGGCGAAGTAGTCGCTCTGGGAGTAGCCGCCCCCGGGGTTGACCTTCTGGGCCGTGCCGGTCTTGCCGCAGACAACGACGCCGGGCACGGCGGCCTGCTTGCCGGTCCCCTTCTCCACCACTTCGCGCATGAGGTCGTACAGGATGGAGGCCGTCTCCGACGCGATGACCCGACGGATGACGAGGGCTTCGCGCTGGTACTGGCGGCCGTCCCCCGTCGCCTGGATCAGGACATGCGGCCGCACCAGCACGCCGTCGTTGGCGATGCAGGCGAAGGCGCAGGCCATCTGGAGGGCGGTGACGGCCACGCCCTGCCCCATGGAGATGTTGGCGAACTCCACCGGACCCCAGCGTCCCACGCGGGGCAGCTGGCCACCCACCTCCCCGGGCAGGTCCACGCCCAGGGACTGGCCGAAGCCGAAGTTGCGGGACATGACATAGAGGTCGCGATGGGCCAGACGCTGGCTGATCACCACCGTGCCGATGTTGGAGGACTTGGAGAAGACCTCGCGCACCTTGAGGCTGGGGTAGCCGCCCTTGTTGGAGTCGTGGATGATGGCGTTCTTGACGCGGTAGGCGCCGTTGTGGCAGGGCACCACCTCGTCCAGGTCGGGGATGGCGCCGGCCTCGATGGCGGCGGCGAAGGAGACCAGCTTGTAGGTCGAGCCCGGCTCGTACTGGTCCGTCACCACACGCAGGCGGGCCGCCTCCGGGGTGAAGAGGCGCAGATCGTTGGGGTTGAGCTGCGGCCAGCTGGCCAGCGCGCTGATCTGTCCGCTGCGCGGATCCAACAGCACGACCTGGCCGGCCAGGGCGTGGTGGGCCAGCACGGCCGCCTCCAGCTCCTCCTCGGCGATGGTCTGCAGGCGCAGGTCCAGCCCCAGCTCCAGGTTCATGCCGGGGCGGGCCTCCTGGCGGGGCCGCTCGCTGAAGGCGTGGCCCCAGCCCTTGGCGTCGCGCAGATGGTACTCCTTGCCATCCACGCCGCGCAGCAGGCTGTCATAGGCGGATTCGATCCCCCCGATGGGCTGGTCCTCGGCGTTGAGGCAGCCCAGCAGGTTGCCGGCCACCTGGCCCTGGGGGTAGATGCGGTTGCCCGTCTGTTCCAGCCAGACGCCGGGCATGCGCGCCTCGCGCACCTGGCGGGCGTGCACCTCGGTGATGTCCCGGGCCAGGACCAGGTAGCGGCGGGTCTTTTCGCGCTTCATCTCCCGCCGCAGCTCCGCCTCGAAGGCCTGGCGGCTCTGTCCGGTGATGGGGGCCACCAGCTCCACCAACCTCGTGAAACGCTCCGGATCCTTGTGGCCCAGCACCTCGTTGCGGATCTGAAGGGGATTGCAGGCCAGGCGGAAGACCTGGTTCAGTTCGACGGCCAGCAGGCTGCCGCGGGCGTCGAAGATGTTGCCCCGGGGGGCGCGCAGGGTGACGGTGGTGTAGAGCTGCCGTTCGGCCCGCTCAACCAGCAGGTCGCCCCAGAGGACCTGGACGGCCCCCAGCTTGAGCAGCACGGCGACCAGCGCCAGCAGTCCGGCCACGCGCAGGACGGTGACGCGGCCGCTGTGGCGCAGCGGCGAGCCTTCCAGCGAGACGCGCCTCATCGCCGCGCCCCCTGGCGGCGCAGCGGCGTCTCCAGGCTCAGGTCGTGGCGGGCCAACCCGGGATCGACCACGATGAGATGGGGGCTTTGCTCCGGCCAGACGAGGCCCAGGGCGCGGCCGGCCCGCTCGATCCGGCCAAAGGCGGTGTGCGACAGGTAGAAGCCCTGTTCGATCTGCAACTCCCCCTCCAGCGAGGAGCAGGCGCGGGTCGTGCGGAAGACCTGGGTGCGCAAGCCATCGGTCTCGAGCACCTTCCAGACGCGGAAGAGGAGGGCGGTGACCACCACCGCCAGCAGGGGCAGAAGGCGCCAGAAGAAGCCGAACTGCTCGCGGATGACAAGGGGCGGGACGGGGCGTGCCATCTCAGGCCTC is drawn from bacterium and contains these coding sequences:
- a CDS encoding FAD-binding protein, which encodes MSTAAAIGRLRDAFPDRCEAQVPLADLCSWRIGGPVDLLFRPESEEELAAALGLLAGEGADWWLMGAGSNLLFPDEGLRGVVIRLGQGLAHCHISASMLEAGAALAAAALARQAAAAGLAGLEFAGGIPGTVGGLVRMNAGAFGQEVAQVLTRVRLMARDGGRRWAVADELALGYRSAPGLGDRIVLAAEFCL
- a CDS encoding putative peptidoglycan glycosyltransferase FtsW encodes the protein MMRSRHSAGGSAGLPLGIAPRVATIDRILAFVILLILSIGSLAVYSASSHFGVAEGSAGLYFVRHLEKILIGLILFFVMMKVDYRHWRPLAPWIGAISLLLLAVTLFMPPINGARRWILLGGRAFQPVDVAKFGLVLMLASSLARVRDFRRDWRLLLSGSAMMLAGMFILVLQPNFSMVLALFGVTMIMVFLAGLPLTWLLGGGTLAALGATVVLAAEEYRRARILSWVASLWSPDVADMQQAQSLIAFARGGLTGVGGGNSMQKLFYLPEPFNDFIFAIFGEEYGLAGCLLLVVLYAIVFSRGLHIVRRSQDDFARMLAAGITGIFFVHSIINLFVATGLFPVTGQPLPLFSYGGTSMITMLAALGVLMNLSYHARNVQLMAPGS
- the murF gene encoding UDP-N-acetylmuramoyl-tripeptide--D-alanyl-D-alanine ligase, which codes for MRPTLSEIAARLGHSRRLTETPGWQARVDSREIKAGDLFIALPGQRQDGHAYIGDALTAGAAAVLAEEARLGAAHRDDPRLLAVPDPHAALLDLGALARDRHEGSVLAITGSNGKTTTKELLLAMLGGRWRAAGSQGNQNSTVGAPLSLLNALDGHELYVLEAGMSLPGEIARICAMARPTHGLITNIQPAHLEGTGGLEAVAREKGRLFQWLAEHDGTGIVNEDDPLVAAQARILRRRGSYSLRNRSAGAGIVMESVGVDEQARHLFRLSGHELRLPVPGQAFLACVAAATAAALELGLDVPTLLAGIAAFRGSAGRMQLRRGGGWTLLDDSYNANPASLEAALRTLAAMGGDRRVAVLGEMGELGGEAERLHRKCGRLAASLGLDLILLVGADAARAAYASGLREGGHPPDGQAATPAGLAALFTPRPGDLVLLKASRRTGLDALAREWIP
- a CDS encoding penicillin-binding transpeptidase domain-containing protein — translated: MRRVSLEGSPLRHSGRVTVLRVAGLLALVAVLLKLGAVQVLWGDLLVERAERQLYTTVTLRAPRGNIFDARGSLLAVELNQVFRLACNPLQIRNEVLGHKDPERFTRLVELVAPITGQSRQAFEAELRREMKREKTRRYLVLARDITEVHARQVREARMPGVWLEQTGNRIYPQGQVAGNLLGCLNAEDQPIGGIESAYDSLLRGVDGKEYHLRDAKGWGHAFSERPRQEARPGMNLELGLDLRLQTIAEEELEAAVLAHHALAGQVVLLDPRSGQISALASWPQLNPNDLRLFTPEAARLRVVTDQYEPGSTYKLVSFAAAIEAGAIPDLDEVVPCHNGAYRVKNAIIHDSNKGGYPSLKVREVFSKSSNIGTVVISQRLAHRDLYVMSRNFGFGQSLGVDLPGEVGGQLPRVGRWGPVEFANISMGQGVAVTALQMACAFACIANDGVLVRPHVLIQATGDGRQYQREALVIRRVIASETASILYDLMREVVEKGTGKQAAVPGVVVCGKTGTAQKVNPGGGYSQSDYFASFIGFAELPTGPLAGIVLVDNPRGQIYGGVVAAPAFRRIVERALLLDQDGQRSLSPLLWVEREQPALRRTAAVQPVGGPPDLAGQSLRAALGRLSPYGRDLRVAGSGLTVLNQSPPPGEMAAASEWVLYCE